One stretch of Cedecea neteri DNA includes these proteins:
- a CDS encoding acetyl/propionyl/methylcrotonyl-CoA carboxylase subunit alpha: MTTATHKVLIANRGEIAVRIIRACRDYGVEAVAVYSDADADALHVRMADEAWALPGIQSSETYLNIPLLVDIARRSGASMVHPGYGFLSERAEFTRAVQAAGLIWIGPEPETIEKLGDKVQARKIALQVGAPLVKGTADPVSSGAEVVDFASTYGLPVAIKAAFGGGGRGLKVAWQLDEVEELYQSATREALSAFGRGECYVEQYLDCPRHIEAQVIADKHGNVVVLGTRDCSLQRRNQKLVEEAPAPFISESQRQEIHNAARDICAHAGYVGAGTVEFLLSRDGKLSFLEVNTRLQVEHPVTEETTGIDIVVEQLRIAEGLPLSIQATPVPRGHSFEFRINAEDAGKGYLPTPGKISIFRAPSGAGIRLDSGVEAGSSVPGSYDSLMAKLIVTGSTRDQAIARARRALREFEIDGVASVLPFHRAVMDDPDFTENFAVHTRWIETDFAGRIAFAPRQVPVADEVLTRSWIELDGRRVQLGLPASLFGGLALSNMGRAPQAIPEIINEAAIEAPISGVLHGWLKDEGAAVEQGEVIGVMEAMKMEVQVVAHRSGRLKRGVEKGVSLEAGQPLGEIG; this comes from the coding sequence GTGACCACCGCGACGCATAAAGTTCTGATCGCCAACCGGGGCGAAATTGCCGTCCGCATTATTCGTGCCTGCCGTGATTACGGCGTAGAGGCCGTGGCGGTTTACTCTGATGCAGACGCCGATGCGCTTCACGTTCGCATGGCCGATGAAGCCTGGGCATTGCCCGGTATTCAGTCCAGCGAAACCTATTTAAATATTCCGCTGTTGGTGGATATTGCTCGCCGCAGCGGAGCTAGCATGGTTCACCCCGGCTACGGTTTCCTCTCTGAGAGGGCCGAGTTTACCCGGGCGGTACAGGCAGCCGGGCTTATCTGGATTGGCCCAGAGCCGGAGACAATTGAAAAGCTGGGGGACAAAGTTCAGGCCCGCAAAATTGCCCTGCAGGTGGGTGCCCCACTGGTAAAAGGCACGGCCGATCCGGTTAGCAGCGGTGCCGAAGTTGTCGATTTTGCCTCGACGTATGGCCTGCCGGTGGCGATTAAAGCCGCATTTGGCGGCGGCGGACGAGGGCTGAAGGTGGCCTGGCAGCTTGACGAGGTCGAAGAGCTTTACCAGTCGGCGACGCGCGAGGCGTTAAGCGCCTTTGGCCGCGGCGAATGTTACGTCGAGCAGTATCTCGACTGCCCACGGCACATTGAAGCGCAGGTGATTGCCGACAAACACGGCAACGTGGTGGTGCTCGGCACCCGCGACTGTTCGCTGCAGCGCCGCAACCAGAAGCTGGTAGAAGAAGCACCCGCGCCGTTTATCAGCGAATCGCAGAGACAGGAAATCCATAACGCCGCGCGCGATATCTGTGCCCACGCGGGCTACGTTGGCGCGGGCACCGTTGAGTTCTTACTCAGCCGCGACGGAAAATTGTCATTCCTTGAGGTCAATACCCGCCTGCAGGTAGAGCATCCGGTTACCGAAGAGACGACCGGGATTGATATCGTCGTGGAGCAACTCCGTATAGCCGAAGGTTTGCCGCTGAGCATTCAGGCCACGCCGGTTCCACGCGGTCACTCGTTTGAGTTCCGCATTAATGCCGAAGATGCCGGTAAAGGCTATTTGCCTACGCCGGGCAAGATTAGCATATTCCGTGCACCATCCGGCGCGGGTATTCGCCTCGACAGCGGCGTGGAGGCCGGGTCTTCAGTGCCGGGCAGCTACGACTCTTTGATGGCGAAACTGATCGTCACCGGCAGCACCCGCGATCAGGCCATTGCCCGCGCCCGCCGGGCCCTGCGTGAATTCGAGATTGACGGCGTGGCTTCCGTGCTGCCGTTCCATCGCGCCGTGATGGACGATCCTGATTTCACCGAAAATTTTGCCGTGCACACCCGCTGGATTGAAACGGATTTTGCCGGGCGCATTGCGTTTGCTCCGCGCCAGGTGCCAGTTGCCGATGAAGTTCTGACGCGCAGCTGGATAGAGCTGGACGGGCGTCGAGTGCAGCTGGGGCTGCCAGCAAGCCTGTTTGGCGGCCTTGCGCTGTCGAATATGGGCCGTGCCCCGCAGGCGATACCTGAAATCATCAATGAAGCCGCCATCGAAGCGCCGATTTCCGGCGTGCTTCACGGCTGGCTGAAAGACGAAGGGGCGGCCGTCGAGCAGGGCGAGGTTATTGGCGTGATGGAAGCCATGAAAATGGAGGTTCAGGTGGTGGCGCACCGCAGCGGCAGACTCAAGCGAGGCGTCGAAAAAGGCGTTTCTCTTGAGGCCGGCCAGCCTCTCGGTGAAATTGGCTAA